cgaggtcccaagagggtatggaggggggacgaggaggatttaaccgtctcgcccccctaaggaacctgacgaccaggtcgtgctgaccaacagatttgccatctatgtggtcgtggtaagcggagatagcagcagaatggactttgagggtggagggggacagcctacgctccaacccttgctgcaagaaggaaagcacgacaccgatcgagcatcttcggggtcttctcggcgagaagagcaccactcgacgaacaggttccacttcgaggcatAGGCACGTCTCGTAGACAATGCAcgagccgaagtgatggtgttaagtacctcggggggtaagtcacctagaacctccgcgtcccgtccagggaccagacatggagtttccagaggtctggacgcgggtgccaaagagtgccccgtctctgagaaagaaggtccttcctcagaggaatgggccagggaggggctgtcgcgaggagtgagagttctgggaaccaggtccggttgggccagtagggcgcaactaacaagacctgctcctcgtcctccctgactttgcacagggtctgtgcaagtaggctcactgggggaaacgcatatttgcgcaggccccggggccagctgtgtgccagtgcatctgtcccgagtgttccccggtcagagagtaaaacaactggcagtgggaggtttctggtgaggcaaacaggtctacctgagcctctccgaactctctccagatcagctgaaccacctgggggtggagtcgccactctcctggcagcgcagctcgtgatagctcgtcggccacacggttgagcacaccgggaacatgaatggcgcgaagcgacctcagatgcttccgactccacaggaggagatggcgggcgagttgcgacatgcgacgggagcgtagaccaccttgatggttgatgtacgcaacggtcgcagtgttgtccgtacggaccagtacatgcttgccccgtagcaggcctttgaggcggcccagagcaagacgtactgccagcaactcgaggcagttgatgtgccaatgcagatggggtcccgtccaaacccctgacactgcatgcccgttgtacgtggcaccccagccggtggcagaagcatctgtgaacaccacagcatgccgggacacctgttctaggggcactcctgcccggagaaacaaGGAGTCCAACCACGGACTGAAGGTtcggcggcactcctgagtgattggcacccggaacgtgccgcgttgccacgcccatctcgggactcggccgtgaagccagtgctgaagcggtctcatatgaagcagaccgagcggtgttacagccgcagcagccgccatatgccccaggagcctctgaaagaacttcagtgggaccgctgtcctgccattgaatgtattcaggcagttcaacaccgaccgagcacgttcctctgtgaggcgtgctatctgctcgaccgaatccaactccataccgagaaaagagatcctctgcaccggggcgagtttgctcttttcccagttgacctgaagccccaactggctgaggtgtctgagcaccaaatccctgtgttcgcacaactgatcccgggactgtgctagaatgagccagtcgtcgagatagttgaggatgcgaacaccctgttctctcatgggaacaagggctccctccacgactttggtgaagacgcggggagacagggccagcccgaagggtaggactctgtactgatatgcctgaCCTTCGAACGCGAACCGCAGGAAAGGCCTGTGCCGCGGAaggatcgagacatgaaagtacgcgtccttcaggtcgatcgctgcaaaccaatcccggggacggatgcattcgaaaatgcgtttctgcgtgagcatcttgaacggtagcttgtgaaggctccgattcaagactcgcagatccaggatcggtcgtaacccgccgcttttcttgggtacaatgaagtagggactgtagaaccctgacctcatatcggctggagggaccggctctatcgcatccttcgccagtaggactgcgatctccgcacgcaagacaggggcatTGACATCTTTCACTACAGTGAAGTGGACGCCCCTGAACctggggggacgccgggcgaactgaatcgggtagccgagcctgatggtccgaatgagccagcgggacggactggggagcgctaaccaggctcCCAGAGACCGCACCAGCGGGACCAGAGGAACCACAGGCGCACCcgcagcggggcagcgaggtggaacgcagGGACGCGGCCCGGGAGGCTCTCTCTgcgaggcggcccgaagcggcgtcacagtgtgctgtgcaacacttacctgcttccacgggtggacagagggagcagtcgaggctttgactgcctgctgctcgctgctgtccgctggcgacagaagagggggatgagagtggtgaggttcttgccctcccactgctctccgagccctcttcggacccggagatagaggaaactgctcttttattgagaatttgggtaccgctggctgctgggccagcggcggaacaaaaacagaaggaaacaaaagattctccacccggccctcctccgggggaaggagcggtgcggtcaccACCTCCTGTAGAGCAGTCCCCTCCATCTCCGGGTCGCCCGTCCTAGGGCCGCTTGGACTTGGCCTTGCCACCCTTCTTCTTGGGGGgtggcgggacgggctgggcgCTCCGACCGCGACCGGCTCCACGGCGCCGCTTAGctggaggctgctgctgctggggcgcgggagcgggggcggccgcaggggggcgccctcggcgacgggcaGTCTGAGGTGCTGCGGGCGGTGGTGGAGCAGCAGCTGACCGCCTCGGCAGGATGTGACTGatggcctcagactgcttttgtacagtcgagaactgttgggcaaagttctcgaccgcgtcgccgaacaggccggtctgggacacgggggaattaagaaacctgaccttgtcggtatccctcatgtccgcgagacacagccagagatggcgctcCTGGACCACAAGTGTGGACATCGCACGACCCACTGACCGCGCCGTAACCTTCGTCGCACGAAGCGCGAGGTCCGTCGCGGCACGAAGTTCCTGAAGAACTTGTGGGTCATGACCACCCTCGTGCAGATCCCtcagtgccttggcctgatggacctgctACAAAGCCATAGCGTGTAGGGCAGAGGCAGCTTCCCCACAGGCCTGGTAAGCCTTGCCGGTAAGATCCGACGAgtgcttacaggcccgggaagggagagacggctccccccgccaggtggagttagggcacagttgcatagcaacggcccgTTCCACAGGGGGTATGCGCGTATAACCCTTCGCTGCCCCGCCGtcaagggtggtgagggaggaggacccaccgacacggtttcgggcagtaaaaggtgccgtccacgtgccagtgagctcttcatgcacctccgggaagaaaggcactggggTGGGGGGCTGAGAACCAGCCCTTGCCACCCCGAGATACCAATCGTCCAACCTCGAGGgttcgggacacggtggaggattccacacgagcccgaccctgttggcggcccgggaaagcatagccatcatttccgggTCTGAATCGGGCACAGTTGTCACTCCCGAGGGAGGCAGCTGCGCCGAATCGTCATCCCCAGAAGCGtcaggctcaccctccgatgcagcgatcgacatccggtcgtcttggggagctccgaaggatacggatggtacacacctctggggtggtccaccgcgctcccccggcagctctactggctgcggagtgcaggagggatgagggttcctagggggttggttccccgaaggaaacgCGCTCACCGTGATCCTCAGGTCACCAGTGCCGCCGCCCGCagcaaccctctgaggaggattggaACGAGGCAGCGGCACTGGGACTCCGCCCCTTTGCAGGAACTGGAGTCTAGACCGCAACTCCGAGACGGTCATCTTCCCACAATGGGTACATGACTCGTCCACaaacgccgcctcagcgtgccttaagcccaagcacgcgatacagcgttggtgaccatcccgaggcgccaggcaacgaccgcatccagcagcacacaagtagaacgacatctttaaaaagacgcgaactactcgtgtaagctctttcagggactaACTCTCTCAGtgccgaagcacgcaggggaaagccgctgcagcacagacagggaatgtgcagcctgtcgtgtgcactctctTTGCAGACGCTGCTCTTACCAGCTGTAAGAACAGCCTTTTAGCGCTCTTAAAGCGCACCGTCACCAGCCGTGAAAACGGCCTTCACGCTGATACACAGCtttttttgctcaaataaaaaaggcaaaaacgaaagcaaagaagaaaaaatcggccccgctgctgtgctgttcctcCTGCACCGGACGAGAAGAGCAGTCAGAGAGAGAGCTGGCTCGTTGAAGTCCGTCTTCAAACACTCGCTCGTAGAAACCACCGTGTTTGCTCAgtagttcggctccgaagcgaaaagctgaagatgcaacgcacctgctgctcattatatacccgcgctgcgaggcgagcagctgatgcagatgattgcatgccaatgtgcattggctcgtttagttacactcgaagtagattggcctctctggcgagattcctattcgtcggtctgtccgacgtacgtcgaacgtgaccgactgaatgggaactgtGCGTGTGAATTGCCTTGGCCAAAACTGCTGTAAAAGTATGACTTATATGTGTTAAAGACATCTGAACTAACTGGTCTCAGACAGGAAAActtgctggaaaagagagagttcATGCAGTAAACTTCTTCCATTCAGACTTCATAAGTGTTTTAAAAGAAACGTGTGACAAAAACATGCCTTAAAGATGCAAATAATCTGCTTGCCAAAGGCTTTCCTGACAGATGGAATAGCCTTCTGCTTACTGTGTAATATGTACACTGAATACAGTGATCagaacagaaatgttatttttgaacAACTTATTTTAGTTGACTGAAATCCATATTAAGCATAATTGTAAGATAATGCATAACAGGTTCATTTGAGTAACATGAAACTAGGCCTGTATAGCCCTTTACAACACAAGCagtttaagaaaaaaatcatatataggctatattaaaaaatactatgaaTCCCTTGATTTATGATCTGAGAATTTATGATTTAAGTTTAGAGATTGAAGAATATTTGCTCTTTGTCAGTATGCTTCTCTAAgaggttttgatttttgagAAAGTCAGTTGTGAACATTAACCTAAATGTTAAGTTAACTGCTGCCTGGGGTCTAATGGAGAGTCTCATCAGAGAGTCAAATCTTAAAATTATTGgcaaattaaaatagaaaagctATTCTGAAAGCTATGTCCCTGGATACTAGAGAATGGCAAGAAAAGACTGAGTTGGCCTACTgaatttttgttcttttgtttatTCGTTTAATATTAAAAGCACTGAATTTACTGAATTCTGTCTCCCAATACAAATCCACTTGTAGGAGTAAATACCCCACATTTCAAGATAATGTAAATATAGAGATCTTACCTAGTCCTTGAATTTTTCCTGTGACCTTAAAAACAGCATCTGGGTGTTTCCCAGCTTATAGTACAAATTTGGATCCACATGTTTGGTAAAGCCTTTTAtactattttataaatatagtttaaaacCACATATAGCCATTTCTACAAAAAAGGACTAActatatgttatttatatacatttccgttcaaaagtttggggtcagtaagaattttaattttatttttgggggatagaaataaaattaatcaatacttttattaatcaaggatgagttaaactgatcaaaagttacagtaaagacaattataatgttagaaaatattctattttaaataaatgctgttcttttgaactttctattcatcgaataattttgaaaaaaatttgtacacaactgttttcaacattgataataataatgaatgtttcttgagcatcaaatcatcatattagaatggtttctgaaggatcatgtgacactgaagactggagtaatgatgctgaaaattcagctttgatcacaggaataaattacactttactgtatattgacatggaaagcagctgttttaaattggaataatatttcacaatattactgtttttgtttgtatttttaatcaaataaatacaggcttggtgagcagaagatacttcttttaaaacattaaaaaatcttactgaccccaaacttttgaacggtagtgtagaAAATAAGGATTGTTGTGGTATTTTTCAgcaacaatatattttaactttaacataataaactactacttttaaagcaaaaataccTGATTCTGAGAGAAGACAGTAGTTTTGGAATTTTAGATTtcaatattcttttttttttttaaacatattaatggactACTTGCACTGAGCCTCGTGACGCACATCCGGTTTGAAATATTACGGCTCAGTCGTTTccggttatatatattttcaatgcgCCGTTATCACATAGATAACTAAACCCCTCTTAAAACGAGAGTCCTCGGGATGATTTTAAATTCCAGACATATTCAGAGACAAGAGAAGAGATTCTGATGATTACCGTGTACAGACCTTTCCAAACTCAACGGAACTTTAAGTTTTAATCCAACATAAGCTGTGATTCTTTCACCACAGGGTGTCAGCGCTCTAATAGTGATTGCGACGCTGCAGTGTGTGTGAGACTTGATAAATAAGATCAGaatgaacataatattttagtCTCTATTCTGTGCCATTTTTTCTGACAACTATTTATGTAATTCAcacatttatgccaaaaatcctAATAGTCAAGGTAGTTGCGCTGTCATTGCGTTATTCTTTAAGATTAATTAATAACACCGTTAAAGCAGTTATCACATTCATTCAACTATTTCAAACACTggaataaaagagcagttttcacttttttttgtttgtttgttttgccatCGTGATAATGCGTTGTCACCCATCGTTACACTTACCATAGTAAAACAATGCACTTCCTGTGTTTATCagtcaaattcatttaaatgtaaatttaacaggTATGAAATATGATGATTAAGAGAAAAACACTGCTAATGAGAAGATGAGCGCTTGACGGCGGAAGATTAGTggggaaatatatttatttattattcagaatGCGCATTTGGAAgggaaatatattaataaacatttcagcaggttgaagataattaatgttaatgcagagaatatgattaattgtttaaaaaacatttcgcAGCCCTAAAATGTAGTAATAATATGCGTTTCACAAGAAGCTCTCTGTATATAAGTGCGCTGAACGCTGACCGGAAAcgctcgagccgtaataagtAGAAAGCGGAAGTAGCTGTGCAAGTAGTCCATTAACAAATTAATTCTCAAGTAAATTTTGATGCATTTCACTCAGCATAATTTATACAAGAGCCAGGAACAATACCTGATAGTAGTTCAGCGcattaaaaaaacttaaatttttttcGTTAAGAAAAAATATTGAGTGCAGCTGCATGTGACAATTTAACAAATCTAATCATAACCCATTTTTCTATGTATTCCTCTGTCTGAGGTCTGTTTGGGTGAGCACAACATTCCCGAATGAGGGTTCTGAGCACTTCATTGACTCTGAATGTGTCATTAGCCACCTCAGTTATGACATCATCAGTAGCCTATTGCTCTGCCCAGCATCATATGCCCCTGCTGGCACCATTCGCAGTGTAACTGGGGGAAAGACCATGAGCTCCATGTGAGTTAAAGCTTTGATGCAGATTGTTTACAGTTATGAAGTGTTAAGATTGTTTATTATAGacccacttttttttctttagctgCTCATTCCAAAAAGGCAGTGTCTGACATTCCCATCAGGCTTTACATGACTGTGCTGTGCTGCATATACTTAGAGGAAGACAAGGACTCTTGTCAGTTAAAGAACAAGAGTCATTCATAAtacatttaaacacaaaatgCTTTGAACTGTTTGCCTAGTTAACCTAACAAAAAGGACCTTAACAACCACCATATACATTTTAGATTTAATCCACTAATCCTGGTGATCCTGGATTGAACTcgactttatatttaaaaatgtgaccaGCAATGTCTTCCAAAGTAACTAAAGAAATAATAAAGAAGAAATGTATTCCTGCAGACATTTGtgcacttttttcttttctccaaATAATTAGCAGGAAAAATTCTGCAcacttttataagaaaaaaacaaacaaaaaaaacaatacaaatgtaaaatatataattaattgtaACTATTTTATTGTTCTTGAGGAAGTAAAAATAATGCCATGAACACTGATGTTAACAGTGTGGAGCCAAGAAAATAACAGAATATTATAAGCAAAGGATCATTTACTCTGCCATTACTGCACTCAAAATTTTCAAATAGACCTGTACATCTATTGTTTCTAGATGATTTTATTTATGCTACTTGATATTTATGCCTGTGTCAGGCTTTAGGGCACAAGCATTAACTAATTGTCTTATGCATGTAGCAAATAATTTTACAATAATTATTAAGTGAAGGAGCTGCAATGAATCTGTAATGGCAGTGAACTAAATAATTAATAGCCAAAGTCAAAGTCTTGGTAATTAATAAGCAGCTGCCTTTGACTAATCATAACAGACAGGCTATAACTGTACAAAAtcaaaaatctgaaaataaacTGGGAACAAAATTGTTTTGCAGGAATCTTTAGATAGCATGTTTTAAGTCATGTGAATATATGCACATATAGTTTACaagaaactgaaaaaaaaaaaaaacacatgctgCATGATTATATCTCTCCTGCTGAGGTGAGTCTAGTTGAGTCTATTCAATTATGCATTTattggttttattttaattaattattattttaattttatttgataaATGACTTCATGAATTAGATATTGCAAAAGATAACATTGTAACAATCTGTAGTGTAATTTCACAGATAAAATAATCTATAGTTAATAAGATTAGCATGAAAAAGCCACAACAAATAGTTGCACGAAGCACAAATACTGAATGCATTTGATTtaaacataagtaatacataTCAAGAACATAAATGACTTACCAACTAGCAATGAAATCAATGACAGAAACATTACAATCAAAACAAACTGGCCACAAATATAACTGCATGCTTGTTAAATGGATGATTACTACAGGACCTTTAGAAATACTGCTCTATTAACTTATAAGCAGTTTTCATGAGAAATATTACCAGGAAAAATGTCCTGTTTTCTGACTAAATTGTGAAATAGTCAGGGACAAAGTAGAGATGTAAAACCTGGGTGAGAAGATGGACAGCTGTTGAAAACTTGTTTCAGAGTGGAAGCCTGCTGTCAAGGTTACAAAGCCAACAACACAGCTGCTCCATCTCCCTGGTTGTATCCAAAACTGACATACCGTCTTATCTACACACTGTCAGCACtttgttcaaaatgtaattttggccTCTAATATGTTTCTCAGAATGTTAAAACTTCTGTATTGCAGCTAGATTTTCACTGTTAGGTTAAGTAGGTTTTGGCTTTATATTTGGAAAATGTATGACATATACATTTTACCTTTGAGAATATACACTAAGTAACCATAAAAGCAATATATTTTGTTACTTTACATGCTCtattcactctaaaaaaatgctgggtcgtttcaacccatgtttgacccaggtcaaatatggacaaacccaactgtTGGTTTAAACTGTTGGGTTTGTCTATATTTGACCAAAATATGGGTTTAAagaacccagcattttttagagtgaatagagcatgtaaagtatttgaccaaaaaacaaattttttagagtgtacactgGGTGACATTAGAGTGCCAATGCAGCCCCTAACATATAATGTTCTAACATTCAAGTAATCAAGATGTAATACTGTATTTCTTCTTGGAAACACAATGATATTGACTTGCTTATCAGACTTCAGATAGGTCTTTTGGAGCTGATTGGTCAATGGCAGACCCCTGGGGCATGGATCTATAGGCTGACAGTCTCATAAATACTGCGAGTGAAGAGCAAAGCCATCATCGAACAGGTTCAATCAGCAGTCATGAGGTCTTTGGTGTTTCTGGTGCTCCTTGGAGCTGCCTGTGAGTAAAGATTCCATTTTATAATAGCAATTAtgaattttgcacattttaCGAGTAACGATGGAAAAGGTGAGTCAGTGTACTGATGATACTCTCTCATAGTTGCTCTGGATGATGATGACAAGATTGTCGGGGGATATGAGTGCACACCCTATTCCCAGCCCTGGACAGTGTCTCTGAACTCTGGCTACCACTTTTGCGGTGGCTCTCTGGTCAGCGAGTACTGGGTTGTTTCTGCTGCTCACTGCTACAAGTCGTAAGTGGCTTCTTCATAGAGTAGCTCATGTTCTGGTCCATTGGTTTCCtcagttctgaacagcagttttgtcTTTCAGACGTATAGAGGTCCGTTTGGGCGAACACAATATCGTGGTTAACGAGGGTTCTGAGCAGTACATCACCTCTGAAAAGGTCATCCGCCACCCCAGCTATAACTCCTGGACCATTGACAGTGACATCATGCTGATCAAGCTTAGCAAGCCTGCCACCCTCAATCAGTATGTGCAGCCTGTGGCCCTGCCCAACGGCTGTGCCGCCGCTGGCACCATGTGCAGAGTCGCTGGCTGGGGAAACACCATGAGTTCCAGTGAGTGACTGAGTTCACTTCCTTCACACTTGATGTTCATAGCACTTGAGTTTACTCTTTCTTCATTGctgttttattcatttctttGTAGCCGCTGATTCCAACAAGCTTCAGTGTCTGGAGATCCCCATCTTGTCCGACAGTGACTGTAACAACTCCTACCCTGGCATGATCACTAGCACTATGTTCTGTGCTGGATACCTGGAGGGAGGAAAGGACTCTTGCCAGGTAGAGGATGAAAAGAAATAGTGTTGTCACACAAATATTATCTGTGAATATCTTAAAAATAACCATCGGttatctttctcttttttcagGGTGACTCTGGTGGCCCTGTGGTGTGCAATAATCAGCTGCATGGTATTGTGTCCTGGGGTTATGGCTGTGCTGAGAAGAATCATCCTGGTGTCTATGGAAAGGTAATATTGTTAATCATTGTTACAAAACAATATGTTTGGTATGATATGAGAGACTTACAAGATTTCTATGAATTCTCTTTTCTTCAAGGTCTGTTCATTCAGCC
The sequence above is drawn from the Megalobrama amblycephala isolate DHTTF-2021 linkage group LG13, ASM1881202v1, whole genome shotgun sequence genome and encodes:
- the prss59.1 gene encoding serine protease 59, tandem duplicate 1, which encodes MRSLVFLVLLGAAFALDDDDKIVGGYECTPYSQPWTVSLNSGYHFCGGSLVSEYWVVSAAHCYKSRIEVRLGEHNIVVNEGSEQYITSEKVIRHPSYNSWTIDSDIMLIKLSKPATLNQYVQPVALPNGCAAAGTMCRVAGWGNTMSSTADSNKLQCLEIPILSDSDCNNSYPGMITSTMFCAGYLEGGKDSCQGDSGGPVVCNNQLHGIVSWGYGCAEKNHPGVYGKVCSFSQWIADTMSSN